The sequence CTCTTGATCTGGAACTCCTCCTCGAAATCGTCCATCTCCGGACCGTCTTCTTCGTCCCCATTAACTCTGGGACACCCTGCGAGATCACGCAACAAAGATACAGGATTTTCAATCTCCGACTGCAGTTCGTCCTTCAAATTTTAGCTGTGACATAAGTCACGTAGACTGTGACACGGTGTTGGTTGGCGAGGCACCAGCACGGACCTTTGTGACGCTTGTAGCGGGTGTTGCACTGCGGGCAACACTGCGTGCCCTCGGCGCGCTCGTACTCGTAGCACGGCCTGCAGACCGGGAACCCGCACTCGGCGCACGCCACGAACGGCCGCCCGTCCTCCCGCGCCCCGACCTCATCGCCGCACACGCGGCACGTCTTCACGTCAGCGCTCCGGATCTTGCCGTTCGGCTGCGCGCGCGTCGGCATGCAGTCCAGCGATCAGCAACAATGCCAGTGgccgcgagagagagagagagagagagagagagagagagagagagagagagagagagagagagagagagagagagagatgaacaAGCCATGAGACCGACCTCCTCGTGGGCGCGCATGACGTGCAGCTCGTCCCGCAGGTGCGAGCCCGTGGCGAGGCCACCGGTGTCCATGGCGTGCGCAACGGCGGAGGGGAGTGAGGTATCGGTGAAGGGACATGGTGGAAAGCTAGGTGATATAGCTGGGTGTGAGTGAGGTGGCGAGGCAGCGAGCGGTAAGGTGGCGGGGTGGCGTCTCGCACCAACCGTGCGGTGGGCAGTCCGGCTTTGATTAGAGCACAAGCCACGGCAGGCAGGTGCATGACAACACACAGCATTGGCTCGCTTCGAGGCCACGGCTTTCGTTCGCTCGCTCCGAAGCCAACGCGAGGGAAATGTGCCGCACACTCGCAGTGCTCTTGAAGCAAACTGGCCTCCAAAACTCTCCGAGGCTAGCGACGAAGACGGCGGTGAATTGAGACGTCGATGTGCGTGCGGGTGGTCCGGGGCGACGCCTCAGCGCTTCTGGTGAGATGGCGAGCTCGTGTGGGCGTGAAGTCAGTGCGTGTATAAATGGCAGGTCGTAGGTGAGTGATCTGGGATGAAATGGAACGAAACAACGTGAAAAGACAACTCCTGTCGGGGCGGAGGTCAGCGCAAGAGCAGGCTGGCAGGCAGTGTAGCCCTTTCCGAGAGGAAGAGGTGATGTTTCGTTCGCTCAAATGCGAAGAGCTCAACAGCACATGTTCGAGTTTGGCAAGGTGGAACGCAAGTTTCTCTTTCATCTGACCAAGTATAAAACAAAGAAACAGAGAGGGAAGAATTCTCGTGCAGAAATAGCGCAGCTAAGGGCAATGTAAGCTTTTCACAATGCAATGGCTACCTTGGGTTGTGGAAATCAGTGCAGATTAGGATGAAATTTAGTGGCATACAAAGTCGTCAACATTTCTCCAACGTCTAGTTCTTTTACCACGTAAGCTATCTGAGAGCAAAACAACATAATAGGTTGGGAAATTGCCTCGAACAAGCAGAGGCTGCATTCAAAACAGGCACCAATCTCAGCAAAATACTCCACCCCGGCTATCCAAGCCATGATCCTCGTGGCGTGCATCTTACACGGTGTACCACCCACCTCTGCTTGGTTTCTCTTTTATGGAGTCACCCTGCATATGAGAGACATCCAAATAGAGTGAGCTGCACACATACTTTGATCTTTCTCACAAGTGTTTGAAACAGAACAACTATTTGTGCCAAATAAAGGAAGAGTCTTGAAGGCATACATGTAAAGTGTAAGTGATCTTATCGTTGTAGTCAATGACATCCTTCCACTTCTTGCCAATGTTTACCTGTATAACAAACAGTAAACTCAGAACAGCACAGTAATAttatctgaatattactaaagAGTAACGGAAACTTCAAAAGTTGCAGAGATACACACAAGATGGCTCAAACTACAGGAAAAGTTTCAGAATTACAAAACAATAGCTTTACAGCTTCTCCAATAGGAAAAGTTTAGGGGTCTCTTTCTTCCAATATTCAGTTGTTCATCAATTGCATAGAGGACAAAAAGACATCGTTCATGTTATAACATTATAATATGAACAGCACACTCAAGTACATATAACCATGTGCATCACCACAGCTGCATCTAACCATATGcatggtgtgtttggttccccGAATGAGGTTTCGTAGAGCTGCATCATATAAGTAGGTTAGGTaaagtcatatttgttgaaaagaaaaatatttggttggttgtatctatTTGGATAAACTGAGCTGAGTTTATATTTGGTTAAATGAATCTAAGActatatgagcggatgcaagagttgatATTGTGATTGATTACTTGCATGAAGAttattttgtgacactgacaagTGAACTCGTCTATATGAGCAGATGTAAAAGTTGATATTATGATTGATTACTCGTATGAAGATTATTTTGTGACACTCATATAGTCAGGTCAGATTGTAGAGTGAAGCTCGAATCGAGCATCACTCCTAGGCCAGGATGAGGTTGTATATTTGCATTCGCTAGGCCAGGCTGGAACAATGGATGCAGCCTTTGGTGAAAACTTCAAAAGCACTCCTTTGGTGAAAACTTCTCTGGCAAGATCAGGGTGTAGATGCTAGATCTTTAAAGAACTTCTAAGCTCCTGAACAAATAGAATAAGATTAACAAATGTACCGTTTCAAGCCACATGGTTTCAAAGGTTGCCTTTCTGTTGCAAGGGACAGTCCATTTGCACACTCTGAGTCTTCCCATTTTGGTTCTACTCCAGCCTTGAATAAATGGAAATCAGCAATCCCAGACTAAGGGAGATTCGGGCAACCAGACACACCCCAAGTGACCACTTTCATGCAACATCACACTGAATACAGAGTTGCCACTTGATAGGCTGCCCATAACTTCGTATCATGCACAGCCAAATAACATGCACTAAAACCCCAATCAAAATATACAGTTCTCTCTTCCAGAGAGATATGACTAGGAGTATATGCCCCTGTTCACTAAGAAAACAATTTTGCATCACTACTTAGATAATGAAATATTGCATCCGTCTGCACATTGTTCCAATAGAACAAACTTATAAATGCATTCAAATAAGATATGGAATCGCAAATGGCAATAACAAATCGTGACCCATACTAGCAAACCACCGTGTTACTGTGATAATAATATAACTACTTGTACGATAGTTGAACCCAACAGATCAAGTGGAAGAAACTAGGTAAATAGAGATCTCTTCTAGAGAGCATCATACCACCTAGGGATCCGCAATTCTGCAGAACTTACTAACTGTAGAGGCAGCGAGAAAACACTGGACTACATAAAACTAGTTTctcacttcatcaagatttgaACCAAAACAACCAACCTGGACAGCTTCATTGCTGGCAGTCCTAGTCCATAATGCAAGCTTATCCACTCTATGACGAACACCAGCAACAATTCCACAAATTTCCTCAGTTTCGTCAAACTGCTCTCCAAAAAGAGCCATCAACTGCATGTTCAAACATTTATTCAAAAGCACTCCTTTGGTGAAAACTTCTCTGGCAAGATCAGGGTTTAGATGGTAGATCTTTAAAGAACTTCTAAGCTCCTGAACAAATAGAATAAGAATAACAAATGTACCGTTTCAAGCCACGTGGTTTCAAAGGTTGCCTTTCTGTTGCAAGGGACAGTCCATTTGCCACCATTTGCACACTCTGAGTCTTCCCATTTTGGTTCTACTCCGGCCTTGAATAAATGGAAATCAGCAATCCCAGTCAACTTACTTGGAGGAAAATCAGATCATACAAGCTACATCAAGAAAGAAGGGATCCATAAGTACACAGATACAGGTCAATCAAATTAAAAAACATACAAGCTGAACATGTATAGAAGTTTTTGACTTTGGAAGACTTGTGCAAGAAATGAAACAATTGATAGATATTGCTAATAGTTACAGCTAAACCTAAGATGTTAACCCTTTCATATCTGAACAGTCTCATGCAAGCCAGAATATGTCTTGAAATACTTTTAGCTAATCGAAAGGTTAGGGTCTTGAACAGCGATAGGAAAAGGTTAGAGAAGACACTCTATATATCCAACTACCCAATATGCTCAAAGTGGGAGTTAACATAGTAGAAGTTGGTTCAAAATAATTTAGCAGACAAAACTAACTACAAGAAGGACCAACCACACTAAAAACACACGAAACATCTTACGTGAAAAATCAGCCATAAACAATCAGCACATATGCACGGAAGAAATCAGATTCGGTGCAAGCAGCAGCCAATCATATCATGAACAAACAACATCTACGACAACCTAATATATCTGTAAGGAACGAAAACGGCGAttagaggaggggtgaatagacacttcaacaaatttctttcgaaatagatgattttttcttatttctcacccaacgcacctcaaaacactcAAGCGAAAACAAAAGAATTAGAAAGACAAAGCAATAAGACTAGTTCCAtgacaacatgactccacagatggaatatgaaccataggttccattcaagaccattctatatgtctttgtgcaaaaaactcgtaactttcaaaaaaactagagaagatggacaccgaacaaggttatcctccaagatgatagtctagtggcaagggaaCTCAAGACTCgttcaaatacatgagtatgtgagtatttaagccattagcatcaagaaaaataatcctgcaaaggtgaaaaactgcagctcaaagaaaaaatctctgggcaagaaacctctccaagttgatgatctagaggcaagggtactcaagacccatgagcatacactcgtatgtgagtttttatgcctctagcaacaagaagaatgatctcacaaggtacTGAAATTTCAAcctaaaaatcaaaacgaaaatcaaaactaaaaatcgaaaaacttacaagggaaacaatagagagaaactagaaggaggggaattaaagcatatacaaaaacataaacttaattactcaaagaggtcagctctattttaggcagattacaaagatttatctctcaaaactctcacctattacataagctaagtattcattcttctctcttctaaaaccctagctctaaggctctcaaatgggtggtacAAGGGAGCTTAAGTAGCTGGTTCAAAGCTTTTtctagccatacccctctatttataggtctagaaaatttaacccttaagtttcctaactttttcccaaaatactcctttcttgtagtacactcctacctatcaccaaggatattttggtctattttcttttccattcattggacggccgcggcgccttcacgacttagcttcgcctcgacgcaagctttatgatggtgccacatactcctccagtcctctcacgattttgagaccaaactaCGAAACGgcatgcacgcttctcaaagcgtgactcaccgccttacttacaccttaagcaagcgctttgatGTCGACgcatgtactccgtcatgcgattctgaccgtcggcaagtctctcccgatccctcgggccgccttgtcacttgcaccggcatccccttcgcttgactttgtcaacacgccgtctccatccatcttcaatgctttacttgacctccacgtgtttagctaggatcaccctcgactccgtccgacctccttgatcgtttggcaccaagcactctgcttggccccgatcatcccatcgtcgaccgccaagttgcattcttcacctgcacaccatgagacaagcaaacacatatctccaactccaattccaattagttcATAATctatatgctcaaatgaaatctcaaatcaattcaaatcacatcaaagctcatgcaaaaccgaagatcatcaaaccaaataaatgataatatcaatcactcatcataagtaaactaaggcacatttcaatttggtttctcaatatCTATCATCTAATCGTTTCAGATTTTGCCGGCGCTAAAGCTACCTAGAACCCAATCTACTCTGCAAGCCATTCCCACCGCCACAAGATCGCCAAAACACGCACAGAATCCGATGGACAGGAAACCACCACAGCATCTAGATTAGATCCGAGCAGAATAGATCGGGCAGGGGAACTGGGGGAAGACGACCACCGCAGCGCACGTACCTCCAGAAATCCTCGACGGTGTCGAAGGTGTACAGCTTTTTAAAGGGGGGTGCCCCACGCAGCGCCGGGCTTGGGCTTCGACTGGATGTCGTACCAGAAGGTCCACGCCCTGTGCAGCTTGTGTGGCGCCTTCGCCTCCCGCCGCGCTGCCGCCCTCGGTCCCCGCCACCTCCGGTGTCGTCGTCATCACAACCGCCGCGTCAACCATTGCCATGTCGCACGCGCTCCCGCCGTGCCGCCGCCTTCGGTCTCCGCCACCTCCGGGGTtttctcggggggggggggggggctagcgGACTGGACACAGGTTTATGTGGCGTGTTGGGTTTGGGCCCATTCTGTGTTGGATTTGAGCTTTTTGATcgaaaatttacaaaaataattgTTTGTTTTGAAATTGCATATCTAGACTATTATCACCGTTGTAAGTGTGACGTACATCTATAATTGCTATTTTTCAAACAACCGTCTAAAATTACTAAATTTGAAaacttaaaataaaaaataaaaaaatattggatTCTACGGTCTTGGGCCTAAAATGTTCATGCCTTGGGCTCTGAATTGCGAGCCCCCTCAGGCTCCGAAGCAGAGGAATTTCACATGAATTTGTTGCAACTTCTTCAATCACGAAATTGATTGCGACTAGTAGTGGTAAGTTCATCACATTAGTGGACTTCGCCAAAAAAACACATGATCCTTCATAGAGGGATTTGCAGTGATATAGGTTGGCTGTCAAAATATTCTATAGAATCATCCCACCTCAGAATGTAGATTCCAGCATCCATAATCCAACAAAGTATGCACAAATTGTCATTGTAAGTGGGGCTAGTGGAGTACATTGTGACGTTAGTCCGCATATAACAGAGACCAgggttattttaaaaattacagCCCAATTTTTCACAAGGTGATATACAGCAAGTGCAATCTTTACATGACCGCAAATTGGGATACATGTGGAACAAGTGACAACCAGTCACCTCATCTAAATGGATCCGATCAGTAACACCAAACAATAGATTATGAACCCTAACCTAAAACTGTCATCTCAGATCACTTTTGCGGTTCAACTCCAATGAGAACAAAAAAAGACATGGGGTATGCGAACATTAAATTTCCTAAAAGCAGAAGAATTGGCGCCATTATGTACAGTGATTGAATATCAAAAGGAGAGACTGACTGAGGCTGAATTTCTCATGGTTAACAAAATGGGCGGCTGTGATGTATTTTGTTTAACTGATTTCCTCCTGATCTTCAGGAAGCAGGAACTGTTCTGTCCATTCATGACTAGTTGACTACAAATCATGGAAGAGACGCCTGATTTGTTCAACAGAGGCAGACATCAGCGTTACGGGACACCTTTTATGCTGTAGCGCATAACAATGTCATATTAGCTGATAATGGACAGACAATTGGGGCGAGATATCATAGATTTCTATCTGATATGGTAGAATACCCTACCTGAGAGACGGACTTAAATATGCAGCTGTAGCAAAAAACAAAACCAGAAACAGAAAGAACAGAGGGGTTAGCATGCTTCTGACAGCATAGGGGGCAAAGCGTCCTGTCAGGTGGCAAGGGAATTCCATCTCTGGCAACCTAAGGAAAATGACAGAGACCCATATGAGGCTATAATCATGAACAATAAAAGGTTTCATTATTGCAGTTAAAGCCATATGTTTGAACTACAGAGCCAACAGCACAGTTTCGAATACTTACAAAACCAATGGGTTGACTATGTAGTAAGAGAATGGTGGTAGCTCTTTGCTCGcaagaaaattaaatatatatacctTAGGAGTTGgtggaggagggggcggtggAAATACAGTCGGAGCTGACATTCTTTCTTCAGCAGATTGATACCACCACTCCATCATCTAGATAAGATTACCAGAAAGAACATTAGGTGCAGTTCTACAGTTGAATCTTGTTTTACGCCGCATGGAAGTCTACCGCAGGGACAACTGATAGTTCATCTAAAAGTGAACTGCTGAAAATTTACTGACATGATCCAGTGAGGATTTGGATTTCTTACAGTCATGCCAATTTCAAGAAGTTTAGGATGCCATCTAGGAGTTATTTATTGTAGAAGTTTCAATTCAAGAGTTCATATAATAACCGTCACACATTCGACCTCAGTAGTCTTCCTATAATGAGATATTTGGAGGGAACCTTAAAAGTCTTAAATTATCTATTACAGGGAATTGGAGAGCTGACCTTGAAAAAGAAAACTGCAGCAATTAAACCAGTTTGTGCATAATCCAGAGTTGTGTACATACCACTAAGGAACATTTGTTGCACGGCCTGCAGAGGTCATACAGAAAGGTTCTTTTCATTCATTATGACTTGAGAATTCACAGTTGCAAGCAATATAACTACTGAGTTCTGACATAGTGACAACCCTCTCATACCTTCAACCATGGAGGGCCACGGAGTCTCTCAAGTTCACGATTTCTAATCCTTGATATCCTAGAAGATGAATCCATCTATTTATCCAGATGAAGCAAGGAAAACATGTCAGGCACATTACAGATCAAGAAAAATGTAAGGTGTACATGTATTTGCCCACTGATTATTGCTTCCATTGGTTAAATGAGGGTGTaagtgtaaaaaaaaaaaaacactcgaCCCCCTAGGAGAGACATCCCGAGGGCATTTTGGCTAAGATCGAGAAACCCCCGAACGCCGGCGCAACTGCGCTATCGCTTTGTGGCAACCGCGCACTACCCGCTGCAGCGAGGGGGATTTTTTGGTGGGTACCCGGGTTCGAGCCCGGGTCAACAGCGCCACAACTGGGTGCTCTGCCAATGCGCGCTATCGTCGCGTTCCCAGGGTGTAagtgtaatataatttaaaaataaCACATGGGAAGAAAGACTAGAAAATGTAGTAATAATAACATACGATTTGCGCCTCTGTAtaaacaataataaatatacCAACAGAAAGAAAAAATGGGAAGCACAATACCAGCTCTTGACCAGTAGCACGACAAACGTGAAGCCCAAGCACATGCAATGCTGGACTATAAAATTCAGTGGCATCCAACAAGTACAACAACTGGTATGCAAACGAGAGACCTGCACAATATAGGACCTAATAAGTGAAGATTATGTTAACCATCCAATGAAACAACCAAGTAGGCAGTCCACAGTTCATTTGCTTATATAAAATGCAAACTAGAATTGAATGTTGATTCTTTTATTGGTGTTCAATAACAGCAAGATGGAATAAATAAGGTCTTGTTtcaaaaaagaataaattagcTCTTTAAAGCAAACAGTGACAGAATAAGGCAGAAACAACTTATGTTTATACAAGATGAAAAGCGTGAGTAGCAAGCAAACCTTCATTGGTTGCATGAATCCATGGATAGCAAACACCTATAAGTGAGGCAAAATTCTTCTTAAAACGTGTCAAATTTGACACTACTCCAGTTGAGGACTCAGACTGTGCTTGAGAAGTCTGCTCCTGATCTAATACAAAGCCAGCTTCATCGAATCGAACATCATCCTGACCCCAAAGTGTTGCTTGCAACCTGGCTTCCCTTTCTTTGTTATATATAGACTGCAATTTTGACTTAAAATATGGCAAAACAACCTACAATAATAATGGCAATAGTTCAGCACAAAGAGAAGAAATGTTCCAAAAGCAAGAAATTCATCTTTACATAAAGGAAAAGTACACATTTTCTTATTTAGATATGTGTATAGTTATCTACTTATCATAGACACAACTAAAATTTTCGATGGTTGTATTTTTGGATGGCACAATCTGTTGAGCTGTATACTATTGAAATCAGAAGTTAACAGTTCCAAACAAAAAGACAAAAGCAAGAAGACGTACTTTAACATTGTGAATGGCAACACAAATTTTACTAAAGTTCATCCCCAATACATTACAAAAATTAAGGAGTTTGCATGGAATATGCCTGCAAGCAGTACATGTACCAATCATCATAGTTCATCCCCAATACGCAGGAGTTTGCGTACAATAACAAATAAGATCCTTATAGCAGCTGGGTACCATAAGAAGGAATAACATCACAAATATCATTACCAAATGCTAACAGACTAGCAACATGATTGAAGACTGAAAACCAGAATTGTAATCTGATCTCAGTAATACAGTAACATTGTAACAGCATCAGTGCCAGTAACTAAAGCAAAACATCTTTCTGATATTCATACTGCACAAAAGTCAGCTGCTGATAAACAAGTGGTTCAATCTTAATGAGCAACTCATGGCACATATgagaaaatcaaaatatatcATGAGCCAAAAGGAATAAACGTGCAATAAATAGGTGACTTTTGAGTCCAGAAGCTCAAGCTCAACTTACAGCATACTAAATCTAATGCATGTGCTTTTGGTAGTACCAATTAagcaaaaaaaaacttttgtgGGTCGTACTTTTACAGCAGTAGCTAAAATGCAGCAAGTACATGAAACTTGAGGGCATCCTACCAAAAAAACAACGGAGAGGAATTTCTGGCGCTTCCTTAGTGCAGAATCATAGACTTTGTCACTGGATTCAGCACCAGGATTATTTCTCTTTACTGAAACCTTAACAGGTCTCCTCCTGAGACCATATAATGACTCTGCAAAGGATCCGTCTGAAAGGAAATAACCAGGACAGTTAAGAATTAAATACAATTACAATAGGGTATCTCAAAGAGCAAGCTAATTATATCCTTCGTTAAGTTTGTTGATTGGACTAGTTTCATGGGTGGTAATGCCACATATATAAGTAGATCAAAGTAGGATCAGGCTATTCCTCAAACCAATTGTCTTTTTAGAAATAAAGACAATGGCAATCGAAAGTAGCGCCTTTTCTGGGCATGTGATTTGTCTAAAACtctaaataacaaaaaaaaaaagataataggTAAGATATCAGACAGATATGGAGATAGTGATGGAAGTATAAACATAAAGGATTAGGGGTGCCCTATTTTAATATTACAACATGGAATGGTACATGAAATTTCTTTCTCAGTAACCTGCATTCCCGTTTCATTCTTTGAGGGTCCTGAACAAAATTAACTTTTTATGCGAAAAGAGCCTTATGCTACCAAGATGACGAACCTGTTGTCCGTAGACTGTGGGACTCAAGGACGCTCATTAACAAAGCAAAGAATTCATCTTCATAATCCAAAactttatgtaggaatggcctTCTTAGGGCAAAAACCTGCAAATAATAATAGAAGTTAACCATAATATAAGGTGTGAAACAAACTTATATGAAGTGCACGAACATTGCTAAATTTGGAAGAGAGAGAACATCGATGAGAAATGAACTATCTCTGGATACAGAACTATACTGGTTTAGCCAAAAACGCTTTTCACTTGCGCGCTAAAAAAAAGGCAACTGAAGTTTTTGGAGGGTACTCTTCTTATGTTTCGCTAAGTATAGTTCTTGTGTAGCTGTGCAATCCATCATACAAACAAGCTAAGAAGTAGAAAGTTTCCTTCTCTTCATATAAACTGAAATATATAAATAGTTATGCAAAGCAAAAAGATTGAAACGTAACTTAAAAATAACGGCAGTGTGCTGCTTTCTCAAATCTAGACATACTATCAGTTGACTGAAGCAGGAAACAAGAAGGAAAAGTAGTAGCACGGTAGGTGAACTTGGTACCTCTGCCCTCCCTTCTGGGAGGCATATGCAACATCAAGAAGGAAACTAAAGTAAATTGACTTAAGAGTTAAGATGTTATACAGAAGGCAATCAAATCAATGGCAACACACAAAAGCCTGGCTAACACTATCTCTACAGCGCGCAGGAATGtataaaacatcatcatattagCTCAATGTTGCAATCCCATACCACTCGTTACCAACGCATCCATTCTGGGCCAGGAAGCTAACTAAAAAGAGTGACTCGATAAGATTTTCAGCATCCGGGTGCTCAGATTTGCATTTCCATATACTACATAACTACCCCCTGGTTGAATTCTCTTGAAGCTGAAGGTGCtagaaagacaaaaaaaaaccaGTCAAAACACTAGCAGAACCAGCACACTCTGAGACTCCGATCATCTATAACCTAGACGCTAGACCACTGAATGCATTGCCCCACGCGACACTATTCAAACATACCTAAAATCTCGCACGCACAAACAAACAACAAGACACGAAATGCTCAAACTGGACACGCAACCCTCGCAACTCGATCCAATCGAAGAGGACGCCGGCCAAAGCGGAAGTGGGAGGCGAGAGGTTTACCCCGAGCGAGTAGGCGAGCGCGGCGCGGAGGCTGGCGGGCAGCTGCTGCGCGGCCGACATCTCGAAGAAGGTGGGCCGCGCGCCCTGCCCTCCCACCTGGAACAGCATATCGACTCCGCCTCCGGGAGCGCGGGAGCTGGCTAGGCTTAGGCCCGGTGCCTCGAGCTCGGTCGCGTCGGCTGCGGCGGGGCTTTGCTGCAGTGGTGGGcgccgcggggggggggggggatggggGTTATCTCTTCGGTACGGTTTGGGTGTTGGCTCGCGCGTCCACGGCGGTGAGGTGAGGGAAAGGAGAAGCGGGGCGCAGGAGGGCAGGCGTGACGGAGATGGGTGGGAGAGAGATGCTGTGAGGTAACTGCTCGGGGTACCTCTTCGCTGACACGCGCAGCTCATCGAGAATTAGCGCATGTATCAATAGCGATATTACGCAATTATGTAGATATCTAAATTGATTTTTGTAATTGTTtatgttttaaaaataaaaaaattataaaaataggagtatatttaaaaaaatacagaaCTAGATATCTAACGGACTCTGTataatgaaatttatatttttatttcttacTCTACAACTCAAACTAATTAGTTCCAACGGACGATAGTAGTTTactctataatttttttcaaacaggtgtttatttttatatttatcaTTTTCGAAATATTAAAAAACTCACTATGACGAGGAGGATGGATGGC is a genomic window of Phragmites australis chromosome 24, lpPhrAust1.1, whole genome shotgun sequence containing:
- the LOC133907606 gene encoding peroxisome biogenesis protein 12-like, whose amino-acid sequence is MLFQVGGQGARPTFFEMSAAQQLPASLRAALAYSLGVFALRRPFLHKVLDYEDEFFALLMSVLESHSLRTTDGSFAESLYGLRRRPVKVSVKRNNPGAESSDKVYDSALRKRQKFLSVVFLVVLPYFKSKLQSIYNKEREARLQATLWGQDDVRFDEAGFVLDQEQTSQAQSESSTGVVSNLTRFKKNFASLIGVCYPWIHATNEGLSFAYQLLYLLDATEFYSPALHVLGLHVCRATGQELMDSSSRISRIRNRELERLRGPPWLKAVQQMFLSGMYTTLDYAQTGLIAAVFFFKMMEWWYQSAEERMSAPTVFPPPPPPPTPKVARDGIPLPPDRTLCPLCCQKHANPSVLSVSGFVFCYSCIFKSVSQHKRCPVTLMSASVEQIRRLFHDL